The genomic stretch CCAGACTTTGTGCTGGTCAAGCAGCGTACGCAGCGGCGTATTTGTCATGTGCCGCTTTAACTGTAGCAGTAGCAACAACTCCCGTTGCACCGTGCGCAACAGGATGACCGGTTCGCAATCTTCCAGCCGTAGTTGCTGAAGAATGTGCCATGCCCGTTTGCTTTTGCCGCCGAGCAAGGCATCCAGCCAATGGAATGGCGTAAAGTGAGCGGCATCGTTGACGGCCTGCTCCACCCGAGGCAGCGTTAACTTGCCATCGGGGTAGAGCAGCGAGAGCCGTTCCAGCGCCTGTACCAACGCCAGCATATTTCCTTCATAGCAATAGCAAATCAGTTGGCTGGCGGCATCATCCAGCTCCAGCTTCATATTTCTGGCTCGCTGTGCCACCCAGCGAGGAAGCTGTTCCTGCTCGGGCGTCATACAGGGAACATATACCCCCTGCTGGGATAACGCTTTGAACCAGGCGCTGTTTTCCTGCGCTTTAGTCAGTTTGTTTCCTCTGACCATTAACAGAATATCCGGATGCAGTAGCGTGGAGAGTTTAACCAGTTGCTCACTGGCAGGGGCTCCGGGACCCGCATCCGGCAAAATCAGCAACAGGGTCTGACGGGATGCGAACAGGCTGAGTGCCTGACAGGTGGAAAAGATGGCATCCCAGTCGGTGTTGTTATCGATCGTGAAACTAAAATGTTCCAGAAAATCCTGCTGGCGGGCGACAGCACGAATATGGTCCTGACTTTCCTGCAGCAATAACGGTTCATTACCAAACAACAGATAACAGCCGCGCAGCCCCTCATGGAGCTGCGCGGTCAGTTGTTCGGGGTAGAGACGAATCATGGCTGAGCCGGAGTGACTGCGTGAGTCGCTGCTTTCTGAGCGCTTTTCGTGTTCTGGTTACCCTTGATGGTCAGCAGCTTGCGTACCAGTTGCTGAGCGGCCTGTTGACGCATTTCCTGAATAATAATGTCCTGCTCGGCGTCTTTAGCCAGCGCGGCCAGCGGGTTGTCAAAGAAAGAGCGGAAAACCGTTACGCTGAGAGGATAAATATCATCCCCTGGGATCAGCACCTGGGCCTTCAGCACCATGACAAACTGATATTCCGCTGTTTTCCCATCCTGGAAAATGGAAACCGTGTTGTGTGACAAGGTTTCCCCCATATAACGCAGCGATGGAATATCTTTGCGTTTGCTATCTTCCGTTACCTGAATATCGTTAAGGCGCAGCTGTTCACGAATAGCCCGAGTTGTTGGGCCATAGGGGTCGCCGCTGTCCAGGATCAGATTATGCAATTGCGTCGGTATTTGGGTGGTGCCGCGCAAATGAAAGCCGCAGCCGGCGGTCATTAAGACCACCAGCCCCAGCACCAGCGTTAAAAACGGGTGTCGCACAGTACCTCCTTGCCTTAACCCACAACCAGGTTAAGCAGTTTGCCCGGAACGAAAATCACCTTGCGGACAGTCACGCCATCCAGATATTTTGCCACCAGCGGCTCCTGCGCTGCACGATCACGCACCTGCTGTTCAGTGGCATCGGCCGCCACGGTAATCTTACCGCGAACTTTACCGTTAACCTGTACCACGACCAGGCGAGAATCTTCGACCATCGCCTGTTCATCGGCGACCGGCCACGGTGCCTGATCGATATCACCTTCGCCTTTCAGTTCGTTCCACAGCATGAAGCAGACGTGCGGGGTAAACGGATAGAGCATCCGTACAACCGCCAGCAGCGTTTCTTGCGTCAGTGCGCGATCTTGCTCAGACTCTTGCGGTGCTTTAGCCAGCTTGTTCATCAGCTCCATAATGGCAGCGATAGCTGTATTGAAGGTCTGACGGCGACCGATATCGTCGGTCACTTTGGCGATGGTTTTGTGCAGGTCACGGCGCAGCGCTTTCTGATCGTCGGTCAGGGCTGCCGTATCCAGCGGTGCGGTAGCGCCTTTGCCGGTATGATCGTAAACCTGCTTCCAGACGCGTTTCAGGAAGCGGTTGGCCCCTTCAACGCCAGATTCCTGCCATTCCAGCGTCATTTCCGCCGGTGATGCAAACATCATGAACAGACGGACGGTGTCGGCACCATAACGTTCCACCATCACCTGCGGGTCGATACCGTTGTTTTTCGATTTCGACATTTTGCTCATGCCAGCATACACCAGCTCACGGCCTTCGCTGTCAAACGCCTTGGTGATGCGGCCTTTGTCATCACGCTCCAGTGTCACGTCGACCGGCGAAACCCAGATACGTTCACCGTTGTTGCCGAGATGATAGAACGCATCGGCCAGCACCATTCCCTGACACAGCAGACGTTTGGCTGGCTCATTCGAATTCACCAGACCGGCGTCACGCATCAGTTTGTGGAAGAAACGGAAATACATCAGGTGCATGATGGCGTGTTCGATACCGCCAACATATTGGTCGACCGGTAACCAGTAGTTCGCCGCTGCCGGGTCGAGCATACCCTGGTCGTACTGCGGGCAGGTATAACGTGCGTAATACCAGGAGGATTCCATAAAGGTATCAAACGTGTCGGTTTCACGCAGCGCAGGCTGACCGTTAACCGTCGTTTTCGCCCATTCGGGGTCGGCTTTAATCGGGCTGGTGATCCCGTCCATGACCACGTCTTCCGGCAGAATGACCGGCAACTGGTCTTCTGGCGTAGGGATGACCGTACCGTCTTCCAGCGTCACCATCGGGATAGGTGCACCCCAGTAGCGCTGGCGGGATACGCCCCAGTCACGCAGACGATAGTTCACTTTGCGTTGACCGACGCCTTGCGATACCAGTTTATCGGCGATGGCGTTGAACGCGGCGTCAAAATCTAATCCGTTGAACTCGCCAGAGTTAAACAGGCAGCCTTTTTCGGTTTGCGCCTGAGTGGACAGATCCGGCTCGCTGCCGTCTGCCATCAGAATAACGGGCTTCACCGGCAGGTTATATTTGTGGGCGAATTCCCAGTCGCGCTGGTCGTGACCCGGTACTGCCATCACGGCTCCGGTACCGTACTCCATCAGCACGAAGTTGGCGGCCCATACCGGTACTTTCTCACCGGTCAGCGGGTGGATAGCGAACAGGCCGGTAGCGACGCCTTTTTTCTCCATGGTCGCCATGTCGGCTTCGGCCACTTTGGTGTTGCGGCATTCGGCGATGAAGTCTTGCAGTACTGGGTTGTTTTCCGCTGCTTTCAACGCCAGAGGATGGCCGGCAGCCACCGCAACGTAAGTCACGCCCATGAAGGTATCCGGGCGGGTAGTGTAAACGGTCAGCGTATCGTCGGCGTCGGCGATACGGAAGGTAATTTCCACCCCTTCGGAGCGACCAATCCAGTTACGCTGCATGGTTTTGACCTGCTCCGGCCAGCTTTCCAGCGTATCGAGGTCGTTGAGCAATTCGTCAGCATACGCTGTGATTTTGATGAACCACTGCGGAATTTCCTTGCGTTCCACTTTGGTATCACAGCGCCAGCAGCAACCGTCGATGACCTGCTCGTTGGCCAGTACCGTCTGGTCGTTCGGGCACCAGTTCACCGCTGAGGTTTTTTTGTAGACCAGGCCTTTTTCATACAGCTTGGTGAAAAACCACTGTTCCCAGCGATAGTAGTCCGGTTTACAGGTGGCGATTTCGCGATCCCAATCGTAACCAAAACCCAGCAATTTCAGCTGGTTTTTCATGTATTCGATATTGTCGTAGGTCCAGGGGGCTGGCGCCGTATTGTTCTTCACCGCCGCGCCTTCCGCCGGCAAGCCGAACGCATCCCAACCGATAGGCTGCAGTACGTTTTTACCCAGCATGCGCTGGTAACGAGAGATCACGTCACCGATGGTGTAGTTGCGGACATGACCCATGTGAAGACGGCCGGAAGGATAAGGCAGCATGGAAAGGCAATAGTATTTTTCCTTGCCGGGTTCTTCGGTCACTTTGAAAGTCTGTTTTTCTTGCCAGTGAAGTTGGACGTGCGCTTCGATATCTTCCGGGCGGTATTGCTCTTGCATGGCTGCCAGTGGTCCTTAGTGAAATTGCTAACGCGGTAGCATGTTCTGTTTCATTTCAAAAGATCCGCATAGCATAGCTGATAAGCAACGGGCTCAACAACCGCTTGAGGCGCTCTGTCGTTGATTTATGCGGTGTTCGTGGTGAAGAACGCGGCGAGGCGAGGGGGAAAACGGCGGATTGGGAAGCGGCTCCCGGTAGTGTTGTAAAAATCATCTACACTAGGTTTTGCAGGCCCGTCGATAAGCGCTTTTACGCTAAGGAGTCACGATGAGCAAAGTGGTGCAGTATTACCGGGAACTGATGTCTGCCGTTACCGAGTGGCTAAGCCGAGGTGAGAGAGACATAGATAAACTGATGTCGGATGCGCGACGTCAGTTGCAGGAAACCAACGAACTGACGCAAAAGGAGATTGAGCAGGTAATACTGGCGCTCCAGCGTGATTTGGAAGCATTTTCCCTCAGTTATGAGGAGAGCCAGAATGCTTTTTCCGACAGTGTCTTCATGCGTGTTGTCCGCGAAAGTTTGTGGCAGAACCTGGCGGACATCACTGACAAGACACAGCTGGAATGGCGTGAAGTGTTCAAAGATGTCAGCCACCATGGCGTGTATCACAGTGGCGAAGTGGTGGGACTGGGTAATCTGGTATGCGAACAGTGCCATCACCATATTGCCTTTTATACGCCAGAGGTGTTGCCACTGTGCCCGAAATGTGGACACGACCAGTTCCATCGCCAGCCCTTTTCTCCCTGATCCCTTTTTCCGCTAAGTCCGTTATTTCTGAACAACCATAGGTAAAAACAAGGGTGCCGGAGCACCCTTGTTATCGAGGTTAAATGTTATAGCGGTCAAATGTTACTGATATCAGAAGTCGATGGTCAGTGAGACGTTGCGTCTTAATGCAGGATCTTGGCCAAAAAGTCTTTGGCGCGATCAGAGCGTGGATTGCCGAAGAAATCCTCTTTGCGCGTGTCTTCGATTATCTTGCCTTCATCCATGAAGATAACGCGATGCGCCACTTTGCGGGCGAACCCCATCTCATGGGTGACGACCATCATAGTCATGCCTTCCTGCGCCAGTTCAACCATTACATCCAACACTTCGTTGATCATTTCCGGGTCGAGTGCTGAGGTTGGCTCGTCAAACAGCATCGCAACCGGGTCCATGCACAGCGCGCGCGCGATCGCTACACGCTGTTGCTGACCGCCGGACAACTGACCAGGGAATTTATTGGCGTGGGCTGACAGACCAACGCGAGCCAGCAGTTTCAATCCCTTCTCACGGGCGGCCTCTTTATCACGCTTGAGGACTTTGACCTGTGCCAACGTCAGGTTATCGACAATAGACAAGTGTGGGAACAGTTCGAAATGCTGGAACACCATGCCCACTTTGGAGCGCAGTTGTGCCAGGTTAGTTCGTTTATCGTTGACGACGATGCCGTTAACTTCGATCTGACCTTGCTGAATGGGCTCAAGGCCGTTAACGGTTTTGATTAAGGTCGATTTCCCGGAGCCGGAAGGTCCGCAAACCACCACCACTTCACCTTTTTTCACTTCGGTGGAGCAGTCGGTCAGCACCTGAAATTGACCATACCATTTAGAAACATTTTTCAGGAAAATCATCAAACCGTCCTTCTCTTCAAATAATTGACCAGCATCGACGCCGAGAGGCTGATAACAAAATAGACAAACCCGGCGAACAGGATCATTTCTACCTGCGTGCCATCACGTTCGCCAATGGTGGATGCGGTACGGAAAAAGTCCGCCAGGCTCAGTACATACACCAGCGAGGTATCCTGAAACAGCACGATACCTTGAGTCAGCAGTAAGGGTACCATAGCCCGGAACGCCTGAGGCAGAATCACCAGTTGCATGGATTGCCAGTGGGTCATCCCCAACGCCAGCGCCGCTGAAGCCTGTCCACGGGAAATGCTCTGGATACCGGCGCGGATAATCTCGGAATAATAGGCCGCCTCGAACAATGAAAAGGCTACCATAGCCGATACCAGCCGAATATCGGTTTTCGGGGAAAGACCAAGCACATTTTGTAATAAGCTCGGTACAATCAGGTAGAACCACAGCAGTACCATCACCAGGGGCACTGAACGGAACAGGTTGACGTACAGTTTGGCAAACCAACTGATGGGCTTAACCGGTGACAGTCGCATCACCGCCAGCACGGTTCCCCAGACTATCCCGACCACCACGGCTGTCAGGGTGATCTCCAGCGTCACCCCCATGCCTTTAATCAGATAAGGCAGGCTGGGGGGAATAGAACTCCAGTCAAAGTTATACATTTATTTGCTCCCCAGGTTGCCCGGCAAACGGGTCTTACGCTCTACAACTTGCATCAACAGCATGATGATGGCGTTGATGCCGACATAAGCCAGCGTAATCGCACTGAACGATTCGTAGGCGTGGGCAGAGTAATCCAACAGCTTGCCTGCCTGCGCCGCCATATCCATTAGACCGATAGTGGAGGCGATGGCGGAGTTTTTCACCAGGTTGAGCATTTCCGAGGTCAGTGGCGGCACAATCACCCGGTAGGCATTGGGCAGCAGAACATAACGGTAAGTTTGCGCAAGTGTCAGGCCAATGGCTAAACCAGCGGCCTTTTGGCCTCGCGGTAATGACTGAATTCCTGCCCGCACCTGTTCGCACACACGAGCGGCGGTGAACATGCCCAGACAAAACATAGAAGACAGGAAAAATTGAATATTGGGGTCCAGCTCAGCTTTAAACCACATCCCTAATTTGGTCGGTAAAAGCTCCGGCACCACCAGATACCAGCTAAAAAATTGCACAATCAGTGGCACGTTACGAAACATCTCCACATAACAGGTGCCGATACCTGACAGCAGACGATGGGGGACGGTACGAAGAATACCCAGCAGTGAGCCCAGCAGAAAAGCGATGACCCAGGCACATAACGACAGTGAGACGGTGACCTGCAGACCGGAAACAATCCATCCCAGATAGGTTGTATTCCCGAAAGGGGCAGGTTGCAGGAAGATACCCCAGTTCCAATCTATTGACATAACGAACTCCGGTAAAAAAGGGGTAGCGTTCGCTACCCCGAAGATTGGTGAGTGGCTCATGGATTAGCAGAATGGGGAACGGCCACTCTGCACCTGTCTGTCTTGCCACGAATCAGCAATCGGAAGGCAGATTACTGCCCTTTATTGTCATTATTAATTCGGTTACAACGCCTTATCGTTGGGGGCCTTGAACAAGGCTTTCATGTCGTCTGACAGCGCAAAGTTCATATTCAGGTTTTTCGGCGGAATCGGTTGTTTGAACCAGGTATCAAACCATTTTTCGGCTTCGCCGGAGGTCTGCACCTGACTTATCGTTGCATCAACCAGTTGTTTGAATTGTGGGTCGTCTTTACGCAGCATGCAGCCATACGCCTCGCGGGATTGCGGGGTACCGGTGATAACCCATTCATCCGGGGCTTTGGCTTTGGCGCGCTCACCAGCCAGCAAGGCATCGTCCATCATGAAGGCCACAGCGCGGCCACTTTCCAGCGTACGGAATGAGTCACCATGGTCTTTGGCGCTGATGATGCGCATGTTCAGTTTTTTCTCTTCGTTCATCTTGTTCAGCAACACTTCTGAGGTGGTGCCGGAGGTGACAACGACGGCTTTACCTGCCAGATCACTGAAATCTTTGACGTCGGAGTCTTTTTTGGTCAGCAGACGGGTGCCAATGATGAAAATGGTGTCGGAGAAAGCGACCTGCTGCTGGCGTTCCAGGTTATTGGTCGTCGAGCCGCATTCCAGGTCATAAGTGCCATTTTGCAGCAGCGGAATACGGTTTTGTGAGGTAATAGGAATTAATTTTACCTGCAGGTTTGGTGCATCGAGCTTTTTCCTGACGGCTTCAACAATCTTGTCGGAGTAGGCCTGAGAGTAACCTACTACTTTCTGCTGGTTGTCGTAGTAGGAAAATGGCACTGACGATTCACGGTGGCCGATGGTGATAACACCATTGTCTTTGATTTTTTTCAGCGTGCCCGTCAGCTCTTCTGCATGAGCCAGACTTCCGGTTGCCGAGATCAACAGTAATGACAGTGCCAGTTTGCGCAATTGCATGTTCTAACTCCTTTGCTGTTGTGATCGATGCCTATCATGGGTGATGTGACCTTTGGATTCAGGCCATGTCACGTTGTGCACCGCTAAAGAGCGAATAAAACGCTGTCATGTTTAAAAATAGCGGATTGTAAACATAATGAAACGAGAATGTTTGTTTTTTGCGAGGCGTCCCGCACCAAATTGCTGCAATAAAAAACTTATGGCACTGATTTGGTGCAGTTCATGCCCTAATGTTGTGCTGGTTCAGGGATGAAGATGGCCGCAAGCGTGCATGCAAGACGTTTCATCTGAATAGATAGCAAGTTATATGCCAGAAATGAAACAAGACATGTCTAAGCATGTCTTGTTCGGGGTCGCGGGAGTGGGTGAGTTAGCGTAAGCGCCGACGGTATACCAGCGCTGTCAGGCCCAACACGGCTTCCAGTATCCACAGGGGCCATGAGCCAAACCTGGCGTAAGGCGTGATGCCTGTTGTGGGGGTGACACGGGTTTCCAGCACATCACGGGTAAACTGCGGCAGGCTGGCGCTAATGCTGCCATCAGGCGCGATAGCGGCGGTTACCCCATTGTTGGTGGCGCGAAGTAGCGGGCGTCCCAGTTCCAGTGCACGCATCCGCGCCATTTGAAAATGCTGCCAGGGACCAATCGAATTGCCAAACCAGGCATCGTTAGAAATCGTCAGCAGCATGTCGGTGTCAGGGCGGAAGTTGTCGCGAACCTGTTGCCCCAGGATCACCTCGTAGCAAATGGTGGCGGTGAGGCGATAACCGTTGACGACCAGCTGTGGCTGGCGATAGTCGCCGCGGCTGAACGCTGACATCGGTAAATCAAAAAACGGTGCCAGCGGACGTAACAGGGTTTCCAGCGGCACAAATTCACCAAACGGTACCAGGTGATGCTTGCTGTAGCGATTCGTGGTGGGGTAGTGATACGGCTGCTGGTCACCTAGCACGATGATGCTGTTATAAAAATCGGTACGATTGTTTTCCCGGCGGGCATCCACGATGCCGGTGATCAGGCTGCTATGGTGCTCGCGCAGGATAGTGTCCAGTTGCGTCAGGTACTGTTGCTGGCGGATTTCGACGTCAGGAATGGCAGATTCAGGCCAAATTACCAGTGATGCCTTGTCCATTACCTTCAGGGTGTTGTCGAAATAAATTTTTAGCGTATTGAACAGCTCGTTCGGATCCCACTTCAGCTCTTGTGGAATGTTGCCCTGCACCATGGCGACGTTAACGGCGCGTTCCGGTTGCAGTTTGTACCATTCGAGCGAGCGCAGCGGCCATGGCAACACCAATAATGCTGCCGCAACCAAGGCTGGCTGCCAGCGGCGCTGTACTAATCCCAGCACCAGCAACCCGCTTATCACCATCAGCAGGAAAGTGAGGGTATCCACCCCGGCTATCGGCGCAAGGCCTTTCAGCGGGCCATCAAGCTGACTGTAGCCGAATTGTAACCAGGGAAAGCCGGTTAATACCCAGCCACGTAGCAGTTCAGTGAGCTGCCAGAGAACCGGTGCAGCCAGCGCCAGTCGCCAGACGGTGGTTTGCGGCCACAGGCGTGAGAGTAATCCAGCGAACAGCATCGGGTAGAGTGACAGGTAGAGCGCCAGTAGCGTCACCAGACCGACATTGACGGGGCCGGGCATACCGCCAAAGTCGGCGATGCTGTAGTAAACCCAATGGATACCCGTGCCAAACAGGCCAAACCCCCAACAAAAGCCGATGGCGGTAGCCTGACGAGCCCGACGGTTTAGCGTCAGGCCCAATAAGCCCATCAGAGAAACGATGGCAGCGGGCCAGACATCGTAAGGAGAAAACGCCAGCGTGCCACAGGCACCGAATAAAAGCGCCAGCAGGAGGCGAACCTGCTGGCGTTGTAATAATGAGGCGACTGCCATGAATAAATTAGTCTTCCAGTTGCGGTTGCGGGGCGTCGTCAGGGATCCTGACATGAACCTGAATAATACGGCGGCTATCTGCCATAGCAACTTTGAACAGGTAACCGTCTATGTCGATAGTTTCCCCACGTGCCGGCAGGTGGCCGAAATACTGCATCACCAGACCGCCAATGGTATCAACTTCCTCGTCGCTAAATCGCGTTTCGAAGATCTTATTGAAATCCTCGATAGGTGTAAGCGCACGTACCGTATAAGTCTGGCGGTTGAGCTGACGGATGTCGCGATCTTCCTCGTCATCGTATTCGTCTTCGATTTCACCAACAATAAGCTCCAGAATATCTTCAATCGTCACCAGCCCGGAAACGCCACCAAACTCATCAATGACAATCGCCATGTGGTAGCGCAGGGAGCGGAATTCATTGAGCATGCGGTCTACCCGCTTGCTTTCCGGCACCACAACGGCAGGACGCAGCACTTTATCCATGCTAAATGGTTCGGAGTTGCTACGCATAAACGGCAGCAGATCCTTGGCCATCAGGATGCCTTCAATGTGGTCTTTGTCTTCGCTAATAACCGGGAAACGGGAGTGCGCCGATTCGATGATCACATCCAGACACTCTTCCAGCGTCTGGTTATGTTTGAGTGTAATCATCTGAGAACGCGGGATCATAATATCGCGCACTCGTTGATCGGCGATGTCCATCACGCCTTCCAGCATGTCGCGGATTTCCGGGTCGATCTGTTCCGAATCGCGGATCAACGCCAGCAAATCGTCGTGATCTTTGGACTCACCATGAAAAATTTGATTGAGAAAAAAAGAGAAGAATCCCTTTTTGGGACTGGGGGTATCGCTGTTGGTAGAATGGTCGTCGCTCATGGCGTCAGTAAATATCACTCTTGTTAAGAAATGATGACCAGCAGTGAATACAGTAAACAGGCGATATCACCGCTGGCGTCTGGTCCTTAAAATATCGAATTTAAGGTGTATCCGTAAAATTTTCTTTTTCTGCCAGATATGGGTCGGCATAACCCATACTCTGCATGATTTCCGTTTCCAGTGCTTCCATTTCTTCGGCTTCACTGTCTTCGATATGATCATAACCTAACAGATGCAGACTGCCATGGACAACCATGTGCGCCCAATGTTCCTCTGCACTTTTCCCTTGTTCGACCGCTTCCTGCTCGACCACTTGTCGGCAGATGATAAGGTCGCCCAATAATGGTAATTCCACTTCTGGCGGAGCCTCAAAGGGGAAGGAGAGGACGTTGGTCGGCTTGTCCTTACCGCGATAGGTCAGGTTCAGGTGGTGGCTTTCCTCTTCATCCACCACCCTGATGGTGACCTCTGCCTCGTCCTGAAACTGGGGTAGCACGGCTTCCAGCCAGCGCTGGAAGTCGGCTTCAGAGGGCAGCCCGTGGCTACTCTCACTGGCTATCTGCAAATCAAGAATGACCTGGCTCATTTTTGCTCCTGCGTGCTGCTGGCCTGCGCTTCACGTTTACGCTGTTCTGCCAGTTCTTCCCGGCGTTTCTGGTCGGCGCTTTCCCACGCTTCATACGCGTTGACGATGCGGGCCACTACCGGATGGCGTACCACGTCTTCGCTGTGGAAAAAGTTGAAACTGATCTCTTCCACGTCTGACAGCACCTCAATGGCATGACGCAAACCGGATTTTTGGTTGCGTGGCAGGTCTATCTGGGTAACGTCACCGGTGATGACGGCTTTCGAGTTAAAGCCGATACGGGTCAGGAACATCTTCATCTGCTCGATAGTGGTGTTCTGACTTTCATCCAGAATGATGAAGGCATCGTTCAGGGTACGCCCACGCATATAAGCCAGTGGCGCGACTTCAATGACGTTGCGCTCAATGAGCTTTTCCACGCGCTCGAAGCCCAGCATTTCAAACAGCGCATCGTAGAGTGGGCGCAGGTAAGGGTCTACTTTCTGGCTCAAATCACCCGGCAGGAAGCCCAGTTTTTCACCGGCTTCTACCGCCGGACGGGTCAGCAGGATACGGCGGATATCCTGTCGTTCCAGTGCGTCCACCGCAGCGGCCACCGCCAGATAGGTTTTCCCCGTACCGGCCGGACCGATACCGAAAGTAATGTCGTGATCGAGAATATGGGCGATGTACTGCGCCTGATTGGGCGTACGGGGTTTGATGACGCCGCGTTTAGTGCGGATATTCACCGCCTTGCCGTATTCCGGCACGCTGTCGGCGGTCTGTTCCAGTACCCGGGATTCTTTGATAGCCAGATGAATCTGTTCTGGATCGATGTCTGGAATCACGCCACGCACTGGCGCGGTATCCACATACAGATGGCGCAGGATATCAGCAGCGGCGTCGATGCAGAGGTCTTTTCCTACCAGCTTGAAATGATTGTCGCGATGATTGATCTCTATGCCGAGGCGGCGTTCCAGCTGTTTGATGTTGTCGTCAAACGGGCCGCACAGACTGAGCAGACGTTTATTATCCGCAGGTTCGAGGGCAATTTCTTTTATCGTTACGTTCAAACTATTCCTCTTGGGTTTAAGCAGAATGAGCAATGACGTTGTGCCACGGGCAGAGGTATCTGCCCAGATGTGGCGCAGAGATTACCTTGATTATTTATCGTGAAGCCCGCAAGGCGCAAGTCAGATTCGGCATAAAGGCCGCAAGGGCGATGTATTCGCCCGGTCAGTGAGTCGGAACTAAAGAAAAAGCGGGCCGTTTGACGGCCCGCCTGAATAACGTGCATGAGCGATTACGGCTGATAGATACCGACGCCGAGTTCGTCTTCTTTGCGGGTACGGGCGATAACCGAGGTTGGTGATTCACTGACGCGCAGATTCATTTGGTCTTCGGTGCGAACGACTACGCCACGCAGTGAATTCGGATAAACATCAACGATTTCCACGTCGACGAATTTGCCGATCATGTCTGGTGTGCCTTCAAAGTTCACCACACGGTTATTTTCAGTACGCCCGGACAGTTCCATCACGCTCTTGCGTGACGTCCCTTCCACCAGAATACGTTGCACGGTACCCATCATCCGGCGGCTGTACTGCATGGCTTGCTGATTGATGCGCTCTTGCAGAATGTACAAACGCTGTTTTTTCTCTTCTTCGGTTACATCGTCCACCATATCGGCGGCCGGAGTGCCTGGGCGGGGCGAATAAATAAAGCTAAAGCTCATGTCGAAATCGACATCAGCAATCAACTGCATGGTTTGTTCGAAATCTTCCTGAGTTTCACCCGGGAAGCCGACGATAAAATCGGAACTGATCTGGATAGCCGGGCGCGCTTTACGCAGTTTGCGGATGATGGCCTTGTATTCCAGCGCGGTGTGGCGACGTTTCATCATCGTCAGAATGCGGTCTGAACCGCTCTGAACTGGCAGATGCAGGAAGCTCACCAGTTCCGGCGTATCTTCGTAAACGCTGATGATATCGTCGGTGAACTCAATCGGGTGGCTGGTGATAAAGCGGATACGG from Dickeya zeae NCPPB 2538 encodes the following:
- the holA gene encoding DNA polymerase III subunit delta, translated to MIRLYPEQLTAQLHEGLRGCYLLFGNEPLLLQESQDHIRAVARQQDFLEHFSFTIDNNTDWDAIFSTCQALSLFASRQTLLLILPDAGPGAPASEQLVKLSTLLHPDILLMVRGNKLTKAQENSAWFKALSQQGVYVPCMTPEQEQLPRWVAQRARNMKLELDDAASQLICYCYEGNMLALVQALERLSLLYPDGKLTLPRVEQAVNDAAHFTPFHWLDALLGGKSKRAWHILQQLRLEDCEPVILLRTVQRELLLLLQLKRHMTNTPLRTLLDQHKVWQNRRPLLTQALQRLSLTQLQQAITLLSRLEITLKQNYGQPVWDELETLSMILCGKALPDSLLEV
- the lptE gene encoding LPS assembly lipoprotein LptE; amino-acid sequence: MRHPFLTLVLGLVVLMTAGCGFHLRGTTQIPTQLHNLILDSGDPYGPTTRAIREQLRLNDIQVTEDSKRKDIPSLRYMGETLSHNTVSIFQDGKTAEYQFVMVLKAQVLIPGDDIYPLSVTVFRSFFDNPLAALAKDAEQDIIIQEMRQQAAQQLVRKLLTIKGNQNTKSAQKAATHAVTPAQP
- the leuS gene encoding leucine--tRNA ligase; this translates as MQEQYRPEDIEAHVQLHWQEKQTFKVTEEPGKEKYYCLSMLPYPSGRLHMGHVRNYTIGDVISRYQRMLGKNVLQPIGWDAFGLPAEGAAVKNNTAPAPWTYDNIEYMKNQLKLLGFGYDWDREIATCKPDYYRWEQWFFTKLYEKGLVYKKTSAVNWCPNDQTVLANEQVIDGCCWRCDTKVERKEIPQWFIKITAYADELLNDLDTLESWPEQVKTMQRNWIGRSEGVEITFRIADADDTLTVYTTRPDTFMGVTYVAVAAGHPLALKAAENNPVLQDFIAECRNTKVAEADMATMEKKGVATGLFAIHPLTGEKVPVWAANFVLMEYGTGAVMAVPGHDQRDWEFAHKYNLPVKPVILMADGSEPDLSTQAQTEKGCLFNSGEFNGLDFDAAFNAIADKLVSQGVGQRKVNYRLRDWGVSRQRYWGAPIPMVTLEDGTVIPTPEDQLPVILPEDVVMDGITSPIKADPEWAKTTVNGQPALRETDTFDTFMESSWYYARYTCPQYDQGMLDPAAANYWLPVDQYVGGIEHAIMHLMYFRFFHKLMRDAGLVNSNEPAKRLLCQGMVLADAFYHLGNNGERIWVSPVDVTLERDDKGRITKAFDSEGRELVYAGMSKMSKSKNNGIDPQVMVERYGADTVRLFMMFASPAEMTLEWQESGVEGANRFLKRVWKQVYDHTGKGATAPLDTAALTDDQKALRRDLHKTIAKVTDDIGRRQTFNTAIAAIMELMNKLAKAPQESEQDRALTQETLLAVVRMLYPFTPHVCFMLWNELKGEGDIDQAPWPVADEQAMVEDSRLVVVQVNGKVRGKITVAADATEQQVRDRAAQEPLVAKYLDGVTVRKVIFVPGKLLNLVVG
- a CDS encoding zinc ribbon-containing protein — its product is MSKVVQYYRELMSAVTEWLSRGERDIDKLMSDARRQLQETNELTQKEIEQVILALQRDLEAFSLSYEESQNAFSDSVFMRVVRESLWQNLADITDKTQLEWREVFKDVSHHGVYHSGEVVGLGNLVCEQCHHHIAFYTPEVLPLCPKCGHDQFHRQPFSP
- a CDS encoding amino acid ABC transporter ATP-binding protein, with the translated sequence MIFLKNVSKWYGQFQVLTDCSTEVKKGEVVVVCGPSGSGKSTLIKTVNGLEPIQQGQIEVNGIVVNDKRTNLAQLRSKVGMVFQHFELFPHLSIVDNLTLAQVKVLKRDKEAAREKGLKLLARVGLSAHANKFPGQLSGGQQQRVAIARALCMDPVAMLFDEPTSALDPEMINEVLDVMVELAQEGMTMMVVTHEMGFARKVAHRVIFMDEGKIIEDTRKEDFFGNPRSDRAKDFLAKILH
- the gltK gene encoding glutamate/aspartate ABC transporter permease GltK, which gives rise to MYNFDWSSIPPSLPYLIKGMGVTLEITLTAVVVGIVWGTVLAVMRLSPVKPISWFAKLYVNLFRSVPLVMVLLWFYLIVPSLLQNVLGLSPKTDIRLVSAMVAFSLFEAAYYSEIIRAGIQSISRGQASAALALGMTHWQSMQLVILPQAFRAMVPLLLTQGIVLFQDTSLVYVLSLADFFRTASTIGERDGTQVEMILFAGFVYFVISLSASMLVNYLKRRTV